The Macrobrachium nipponense isolate FS-2020 chromosome 44, ASM1510439v2, whole genome shotgun sequence genome contains the following window.
TAACACAGTTAGTCTATTTCTTTTATGTATACACAGCCTCGGTGTTGGTAGTCTGTGTGAACGTGAcagttatataaaaaaggaagaagggatACAGAGAAaaagatgtttaaaaatgaaagaaggtatacaaagaaaaaacgtgttataaaaaaagaaagaagggatacaaagagaaaaagatgttataaaaaaagaaagaatgggatacagagagaaaaagatgttataaaaaaggaagaagggatagagagaaaaagatgttataaaaaaagaaagaaggaatacagagaaaaagatgttataaaaaaagaaagaagggatacagagagaaaaaggttatgaaaaaaaggaagaagggatACAGAGAGatgttatataaaaaaggaagaagggatACAGAGAAAAAgatgtttaaaaaatgaaagaaggtatacaaagagaaaaacatgttatataaaaaagaaagaagggttacagagagaaaaagatgttataaaaaaagaaagaatggatacagagaaaaagacagaaaaaggaaaagttaatAAGAGACAAAGGCTTTGTTCCTCTTTTGCTAAAATCATTACTTGTTTCATAAAAAAGGATCAAACAGTTACGAATCATTTTCCAATATcaactcagttaaaaaaaatctgtttgatGGGATCTGTAAGTtaagaaaacaattttaaaaagttgaaacaacttataaaagataaaaacgttCGTAAATTATGAAAGTGCTACTTACATTAACTTTATATATTAACAAGTTAATATTTTTTACAAAGTTAATATTTTAACCATATAACACCTACGTAGTTCCCATTGAGACAGCCATTATGCCAAGCCTGATGCTATAGAAATTGGCAGCTACCGAGATCTTCCCATTGGAGATTAAAAAGCAACAGAACCTTTAagcttaatattaaaaaataatataagagtcGAGGCCCCAAGATATTACAAATCTGCTAAAGTCTTACCTTCTAAGTCTTCATTGTCTTCCCAATGTACCTTCTAAGTCTTCATTGTGTTCCCAATGTGGTTCAAATTGAAGGCTTTTAATCTTTgttaatgttacatatataattttcaatccTTCTGGGGCACACAAAAAACTCGCATTatacttttcttagtttttccAGTCTGGGAAATATATAAATAGCCCGAAATTTCCCActgagcgcaaaaaaaaaattatctaagcaGTACATAAGTGAAGCAATTATTGATAATCTCTTACGATTTTCCAACGTGTTATgactataaaaaaagaacaaaaaaaaaaaaaaaaaaaaaaaaaaacgtacactTTGTTGTTTCGTTTCGGTACGAAACACTGAGAACTGAAAAAACCTTGCATGGAATAGATACATTCTTAACAAAAGCATTCgccgtaacaacaacaacaagagcaacaactaGGTACATTGGCAAGCCAATGAATACATTTGCATGGAAGAACAAAGGCTTGTATTTTAGTCAAAAGAATGCCTACAATACGACAAAAACAAAAGCCTTTTAATCGCAAGCGCATTCATCATTGGTTCTGGACTTTCGAGTTGACGTAAACAGTAAGGTTTCTCTGCCTAAAcatgtcgaatatatatatatatatatatatatatatatatatatatatatatatatatatatatatatatatatatatatatattattctattgaaggacattgctgcttcagctgcatttattatttattttataaaattctttTCTATGCTTCTCATTACGGGggctttttcaatattatttaggttggcgagtaacgcgcctattggatacatatgaaaagatcaatgaattttatgaaatttatatattgaaATCTGGTATACAATTACCGTAGATTATTATACGCCGACGTTTCTTCTGGATTCGACCAGATATTTTCAAGGCTGTGGCTTTGAGTAGACTGATGATATTTTCGGTGTTACCTTAATTTATACTCGGGAGGTCAGCAGGGCGTATCCGTGTGCTGAGTTTTCATTTGTCGTGGGGGGCAGAGATGCACCGCACCCCCTTCAATACAACAtgcttgaaatattattaatattattattattattcttatattattattattattattattattattattattattattattattattattattattaagatgaactctattcatatggaacgaacccacagggaccactgactcaacagtcaaacttccaaagaatatggtcttcacTGGAAAGAACCAACAGAAGGTATAAGTGTATTTTCGGCTACGCAGCGGACCTGCGCATGCGCAAAGTATGATTCCTCAATGAGAGAGACTGCGCTTTCCTGCAAAGAAGGCcgctggctaaaaaaaaaaatgtacatagaaGCACTACAGAAAAATCCATCAACGAAAACAAAACCACGTAGAAGACCAGCCTGAAAATCAGCCTACAAGCTACATTTTGTTTATGAACAAATCACCCGTGGCAACTGTGACTCGCTATGTGACGCAATAAAGAATCAGcgacttcttcctcctcctcctcctcctcctcctcctgtttggAAATCAGCAAATATTAAGACTAAAAATACCCGGATTACGCATGAGCTCGCCTCAATCCACCTTCTCATCAATCTTTCCCTGGgaaatttcatgagagagagagagagagagagatagagagaaaagccAAATGACAATCCCAAAGAAAACCAACAGATCAGAAGGAAGGGAGACGAGGACACGAAATGCATGCATTGGACTGAAAATGGATGATGACGGCGAGTGAATGAGAGGCTCTGGTCACCTTTTTGCGTTTTCATGCGCAAACGAACGAGGAACCATCATTTTTGGAAAGACATTTAGTAAATAGGTcgatgaaaaaaatagataagggTTTGTGTGGCAGCATCGTACTAACCGTAAGCGTGGACGTTGCGACAGATAAGTCTaagattaaccaaacaaaaacttctttcagttttattctgaagattgaaaaagaaacccacaaaatcacttaaTAACTTGTTTACcatttgggtttctttttcaagtctaagattattccaAGCGCTATATCATCGGCAATATtgactaaagtagattcacatcacccgtgcgtctcatgtctaggcccgtcccttacgacgctcctgattggcagttgataagcctatcgctgggctggaaacgctcagtctccctcgaaagttcacataggcaagatgtagtACGTACCACCTCTCCAAagggatacatttgaaagacgtatccctcaggagaggtggaagatacatcctgcctatgtgaagtctctctcgagagagactgagagtttccagccctgtgattggcttcccaacagccaatcaggagcgtcgtagggagtggcctagacatcagatggacgattgaagtgaatctactatagttaggcTACTGACTCAGTCTGAGATTCAACAGCAAAATGCCTTAGCTTTCATTAATCGTCAAATTAACATGAGCAGTTTTGTAAGCCAGAATGCAGTGTATTAGTTTCTTTCGGGATGGAATTAAAACTCTTTCATTCACAGATGAATCCAAGTGTACTGAAGCAGTTCACACGAATGACAACTATATATGGCTGTTccgaaattatgaataaaaatttaaacgAATTTCAATACATTCTGAATGACGCATCAGGGAAATAACACACACCTCCATTCTTGGCGTCCTTATcggcacataaacctaaaagttgtgacgccagtttcagtggccataatcaatcaatcaatcaatcaaatctcATAATGAATTAGTGGTAATAGCAAATTACTTGGTTTTGTATCCATTCAACTCATATCCAGTATCAGGCAGGAGTTTTTCACTCCTCCAGAGTCCAACttcaaaaatacattattttgtttgtttgtttattatctgAGCCAGCGTATGTATTTGCTAGTCACCCGGGATTACCTAGGTATGTACAAGGGAACCCATATTACGTCCCCCAGCGggaaagaaagggggggggggggaagattgaCCAGAATAACATAAAAGAAACAGGGGTTAATTAAGATGCAGTGCAAATCACGCGAGATCTAAAAGTAAGACCCTGATGGAAAATAAAATCACACAGTCTAGTACGTGAATGGAATTGGTGATGCCACACACGGCTGGGGGTCTgcgtaggggtgggggtggggggggggtggcggtgggGGTGGATGTAAGGTATGGGGGGGCAGTATGGAGAGGGTTATGCTACTGCCTGTGGTatggttacagagagagagagagagagagagagagagagagagagagagagagagaagagcacggaacaacaaaattttttttttttgagggatatTGTGttgctgaaaaataaatatatttttatatatctatatatctatatatatatatatagtatatatatatatatatatatatatatctatatatatatatatcatcatatatatatatatatatatatatatatatcttatatatgatatatatatatatatatatatatatatatatatgatatatatatatatatatatatatatatatatatatatatatatatatatatatatatatatatatatatatatcttgtcccTACTATCACAAGACGAGAATTTGGTTGACGCATCTCGGTaaaaaactaacaataaaatATACTCAAAAGAGAACGACATAACTCCCAAACCGGGTCAAGTAAATCCGGTTCaggtcatttcaaaatttcacaaattCCTTTTCGGCTTTGTGCCAATCCACAAAGTCCACTTTTACACATCAGTAATCTTTTGACATAGCTTGCAGACAGCAGGGCAGACAAAGAAAGGAAcgtaccaacacacacacacaagtccaTACATTGTCTTCCAACTACTGAAGGTGACAACGGAGCAACGTCAACTTGGGTCATGAAGGGAGTCACTTGTGAGATCTTGGCACTACGGCCATACTAAAATCAACAGCCCGGGCAAAATCGATGTAAGGGTCCATTTCATGTCAGGAGAAATTTatggttacatttttttttctctgaaaatcAATGGTAACTTGAGCACAATTTCCTTAATATTAATGCATGCTCTGATGAAGTGCTgatctactttaaaaaaaatttaactgatcgactttttttataaattttaactcatcgactttttaaaaattttaattgatcgactttattttttattttaactggtcgactttttaaataatttgaaCTGATCgactttgttttaaattttaactCATCGACTTTATTAAAATTTGAATGGattgacttttaaaaaaattagtgatcgactttgttttaaattttaactGATCgactttttacaaaattttaactGATCAACTTTGTTTTAAACCTTAACTGATcgacttttctatttttcttttatggaacTGGTCAATTACGTTAAGTTAATTCTTTTCATTCGCCAACAACTTTATTTTTGGACAACTTTGCAAAAAACAAGAAAGCCTGTTAAAGCCAAGTTTCCTTCGCAAACCCAAGTCACATTTCCACTTATTAATTCTTTTAAACGTAAGAAGATGTCCATTCCGAAAACGACTTCAATTTACGATCAAATCCATCGACACGTAACGCAAGAATACAAAGCCCTCAAAGCATAACTGGAGCAGCAGGAAAATACAAAAAGCGAACTTCTGTTTACGCTGCATAAAGCCTTCGAAGCCTTAATCCCACCTCAGGTACCTGACTGACACTCCTGCATTAAGCCCCGGCGGGAGAGTGGCACCAGAGACCGTCATTAATATTCTTGCGCTCCCTCGAACCTGCCCCGCAATCGGGAAATTCTAATAATTACAGACGTCTCCCGAGTAATTAACAACGTCGATGAAAAGAAACGGATGGGGCACTCGTGCAAGATGCCCTTCTCTTCGTACCAACGGAGGAAAACGTAAGAATGACTGCgtcgaaagctagacaaaatcattaggacactgtgaaacctgctcctacagataagtgagcgcacgatgtctcctcagatggactaacaagtctttgagatatcctactccttgtaactccgtgtaactctctctctctctctctcttgcaaattcCTCCCAACCCCCTTTATACCCATCCCTGGTGATACCACCAAGTGTCTCCCCTCTCGCCCTAATGCCAAAAGAGAAGAACACGTCATTCCCCCATTCCCCGGACTAATAAGTAGAAACAGTAAGGTTATTCACAGGAGAAAGTAGCAGTAAGTAACAGCAGTATgagcagcaggagcaggagctgaagcaggagggggagggggagggggaggatgaggaggcCGAAAACGCCTTAAACAATCCTTAGGATTATCTGCATTTAGCTCTCCAATTGTTAAGTGAATTAGTCTCACACAATGACTCCCAGGAGCCGTAAATACGCCAGCGAGCTTCCAAGGGAGAGGCACAGAgttcaaaggggagagagagagagagagagagagagagagctattgacgTTCTCCCAAACAAGAAAAAGACGACCTCACCATATACTAtgaattcctttaatatttttttttgttcgtacgTCTTTCTCGTTTAATTTTCCCCTTTTATTCTATCATATCATTTTTGGTTCttacataatataatacatatttacagGCGTCCCTTTAAAGGTattttttgaaaccttttattCTGTTCCTGATTTTGCCAAATTCGTTTTCGCTAATAACTGATTTGCCTAATCAGAAGTTTGTTTGGCATACTGTTCATGTATGAACGacattcattaataatattaacaaacaGTTTGTAACTGTCTGTgtattttatcaatatatttttagTTACTTCTTCCTATTCTGCAGAAATATAAGGGTCGCTTTCAAACGTGATTTCTTATAATGCAAAGTCACCTGTTAAAACAATAGCTCACGTTTTTGAGGGAGATTGAACACTGAAGAGGTTTCTTAAACCATATTTAGTAATAATACTTTGCCAAATGAGTAGAAAACTCAAGATAATAAACGTGATATAcctagaaataatataaatatttaaaaaaaattaacagaagcaCTACAGATCACACGAGACTTAAGTTACACAACCCCCACTAAGGAATCTTCAAAGCAAATTATCTCAAACAAACTTACCTCAAAAACCATGAAATCTAACCCAATGCGAATATTGTTCCTACTGAGAAAATTATAAGTCGTTTCCACATCAACTTCCTTAGTAAATGACAGCTTGTTCACGCGTAGTAATGATTCTCATCAGCTCGTCTAATGCATTCTGCTCTAACACCACCATCTGCCTGATGCACGATGATTATGACTGTGTAGTCCAAATGTATGCATGCGTCCTGAGCTCCCAAGGATATTAAGTGACTGTATGCAGTTTCCGTTACATGGGCCGTTTTAATCTAATCGTCATGCACTTATGATAAGTTTCAACTTGTGAAGCTATtgctttaaacacacacacacacacacacacacacacacacacacacacacacatatatatatatatatatatatatatatatatatatatatatatatatatttatatatattatataaaacgagTAAGGTGTTTGGCCAAGCCAGTAGATATCGAGTTGAATTCACCCgtaacaccaccccccccccctctctctctctctctctctctctctctctctctctctctctctctctctctctctctctctgtgaaacacACCTGGTTTGCACTAAACAGGAAATCCATTGATTACCTTCAAAAGTTAAATGGAAAAAGTAAACGATttctatttaataaaataattccaCTTGCATAATCAAAAGCAAACCGCACCGCATAGATCAGCTTATGAATATGCATAATTCGCAGCAATTTTATACAATAACCTCGTAGACTCTTTTTGAAAAGGCAGCGGTACTTCATGCGTTCACGATTACGGGTCCAACCGAATGCTTTTTATTGAATCAAAATTAGTGATGCAAAAACGTCGCCTTTATTCCATTCAAATCGACGATTGAAAAGCACATTAAATTGCAAATTAAATCAAAAGGTAGTGGTCAATTAAAACCTCATAAACGCTAAATACAAAATGCTGCGTTCAAGTAACGGAAAGGGATTTAATcgcctgtataaaaaaaaattaagaagaaacgtacctcaataaacaaaaaatctgaaaaacgcacccggatgagaaaaaaaaaaagataaacttcaCTTCAATGCAAAGATACGAAAAAAAACcctcaataaaaatatgaaaaaaactcacctgaataaaaaaatatgaaaaaaccaccgacatcagtaaagaaaaaacacagttaaaaaaagtgaaaaaaaaaaaaacaatcaaaaaaaaattaacacacctcattaaaaaaaaatgcaaaaaaaaaaaaaaaaaaaaaaaaaaaaaaatatatatatatagtatatatatatatatatatatatatatatatatatagtatatatatgaagaccacctcaataaaaaaaaatgaaaacacgcCACATCGAGGCGGAAGACAAAAACTATAGGAAAGGGGGGTGAGGGTAAGGATAAGGGAGGACACTGCTATGGGAAATgtgccccccccccgccccccacccccttgttGCTGTTGGTGTGgtggtagggggggtggggggggttgcctGTCAAGCCATTGGACAACATGGCAGTGATACAATGCAAAGAGTGAATGTCCTTCGGgtaggatatctactaccctttgagTTCCCGCCACCCTCACCAATGGTCTGGTCTGCTTCCAGACGTTACATTCCCAGCTTTGCTGAAGGACCTTGCCCCCGTTGGGAAGATGGTGAAGGCAGATACAGGTTAGGAAGTTGCTTATAGAAAATTGTGAAAGATCAGTCTCGGAGACCAGTCTTAagctctctcccctgaaccggccGGTTCGTTTGCCACCAGACccagttcaagatggaaacagtaTGGTCATAGTGCTAAAGATGATACTAAAGTCACTGGAACATACAAATTTTACATGTTAAAATTAATACTTCTGTGTTCACGTATGTTCTTTTCCTATTATGAAGACAgagtatttttgtggtgttgcTGGACTTAGGCTCGCTCTCCACGAATGCGGCGGGCAAGCTGGATGTCCTTGGGCATGATGGTGACCCTCTTGGCGTGGATGGCGCACAAGTTGGTGTCTTCAAAGAGACCGACGAGGTAGGCCTCAGATGCCTCCTGCAGCGCCATGACGGCAGAAGACTGGAAACGGAGGTCGGTCTTGAAGTCCTGGGCAATCTCTCGAACCAGGCGCTGGAAGGGCAGCTTTCTGATGAGAAGCTCTGTGCTCTTCTGGTAGCGACGGATCTCACGAAGGGCCACGGTACCGGGCCTGTAACGGTGAGGCTTCTTCACTCCTCCTGTAGCAGGAGCAGACTTACGAGCAGCCTTGGTGGCCAGCTGCTTTCGTGGGGCCTTGCCTCCAGTGGACTTGCGAGCAGTCTGCTTGGTACGTGCCATCTTGCTAAGTGTGGCAACGGAAAGACAATTACGCAACTGGAAAAAATTCGGTAACAAGCAAAACGCGTGGCGATAAAAATGGGGAGAACGACGACGAATACCGCACCCTCTCCAGTGACGACTCACCAAATATATCGGATGACCAAGATCCCCCAAAAAGGCAGCCTCCAAAAGAGGGACTCCTGAAACAATGTAATTCGCTCAACATCTTTTACGTGAGAGACCATTCTTTGGCCGTGTCATATACAAAAGGCACTACTGTTCTTTCTTCAGGATCTGTTCCAACGCACAGTCTGACATTCTAACTTCCTTGTTATTTCATCTTTCGAAAGTTTACTATGCTTCGAATTTCCATCCATCAAGCGTCTTGGTAATCTTCTCCACCGCCGTGAGGCGTCACGGGCGCATGCGCGTTTTTTATGTTCAGCCACTTTAatctttcctgtgctttcacttccacaaatctccacgcATCTATAGCCTCTTGGTTCTTACACTTCATCCAAGTAGATCCTAGCCTTCCGAGTCTCCTAGTGCGCTGAAGAGCTCCTCTGACATTATCATGAGCTCCTTTCTTCAATACTCTTCATAAACTGTTCCTTTCACGCGTGATCCTCGTTTTCATTGCTAAATGCTCCAAACAATTTTCTCGATACCCCGTTTTCTATTTTTGCAATCTTGAAGTAGAGTACTGTATTGGTGGTAAAGTCATTTGCATTTAACTGCACAAATCCTTTGCGCAGGAGTTGTGGCAAAGTCTGGATCTTGGAAAATTAGTTTTAAGGTCACCCTTCGGCGATAGAGAACTAAATTTTGAAACCTGAGATTGCCAGACAGCCTGAAATAGTGGCAAATATACTAAGATTAATAAGACagcggaagaaaaaaaatagagggtGCTGAGTGACCTATGgaccttaaagagagagagagagagagagagagagagagagagagagagagagagagagatatcgctaAGCAGATAAACacgatcttgagagagagagagagagagagagagagagaactgaaggaGTGAAAGATATCGCTAAGCAGATGAAAAAcgatcttttgagagagagagagagagaccttacagaccttaccttacagttcgttcgggttgccccaggtccctca
Protein-coding sequences here:
- the LOC135204201 gene encoding histone H3, coding for MARTKQTARKSTGGKAPRKQLATKAARKSAPATGGVKKPHRYRPGTVALREIRRYQKSTELLIRKLPFQRLVREIAQDFKTDLRFQSSAVMALQEASEAYLVGLFEDTNLCAIHAKRVTIMPKDIQLARRIRGERA